From Streptomyces sp. NBC_00690, a single genomic window includes:
- a CDS encoding trans-sulfuration enzyme family protein, with translation MENSAFAAPTPRALATEAVHAGREDLAQLGLHAPPLDLSTTYPSYDAAQEAERIDAFATTGARLEGPPVYARLDNPTTARFETALARLEGAQDAVAFASGMAALTAVLLVRASMGLRHVVAVRPLYGCSDHLLAAGLLGTEVTWTDPAGIAAAIRPDTGLVMVETPANPTLAEVDLAAVRHACGAVPLLVDNTFATPVLQRPLEFGAQIVLHSATKYLGGHGDVLGGVVACDEEFAGRLRQVRFATGGVLHPMAGYLLLRGLATLPIRVAAASASAAELARRLGCDPRVTAVHYPRLGGGMVSFEVHGDPRDVIAAVRLITPAVSLGSVDTLIQHPASISHRIVAETDRHSAGVSDRLLRLSVGLEDVDDLWSDLSQALGAQPARREERPMNGTLLTSPQGAR, from the coding sequence ATGGAGAACTCAGCCTTCGCCGCCCCGACACCCCGGGCCCTGGCCACCGAAGCAGTCCATGCCGGACGCGAGGACCTCGCACAGCTCGGCCTGCACGCACCTCCACTGGATCTGTCCACGACCTACCCGTCCTACGACGCGGCTCAGGAAGCAGAGCGGATCGACGCCTTCGCCACCACCGGTGCCCGGCTGGAGGGTCCGCCCGTCTACGCACGGCTCGACAATCCGACGACGGCCCGGTTCGAGACTGCGCTCGCCCGGCTCGAAGGCGCCCAGGACGCGGTGGCGTTCGCCAGCGGAATGGCGGCGCTCACCGCGGTACTGCTGGTGCGCGCCAGTATGGGACTCAGGCACGTGGTGGCGGTGCGCCCGCTCTATGGATGCAGTGACCACCTCCTCGCCGCGGGCCTGTTGGGCACCGAGGTCACCTGGACGGATCCGGCTGGCATCGCGGCGGCGATCCGACCCGACACCGGTCTGGTGATGGTGGAGACCCCGGCCAATCCCACGCTCGCGGAAGTCGATCTCGCGGCGGTCCGGCACGCCTGTGGTGCGGTCCCCCTGCTCGTCGACAACACCTTTGCCACCCCCGTACTCCAACGGCCCCTGGAGTTCGGCGCCCAGATCGTCCTGCACAGTGCGACCAAGTACCTCGGCGGACACGGCGATGTGCTGGGCGGGGTGGTGGCGTGCGACGAGGAGTTCGCGGGCCGACTGAGGCAGGTGCGGTTCGCGACCGGGGGCGTTCTGCACCCGATGGCGGGCTATCTGCTGCTGCGGGGGCTGGCCACCTTGCCTATACGTGTGGCAGCGGCTTCCGCCTCGGCCGCCGAACTCGCCCGACGGCTCGGCTGCGATCCGCGAGTGACCGCGGTCCACTATCCACGACTCGGCGGTGGCATGGTCTCCTTCGAGGTCCACGGTGACCCCAGGGACGTCATCGCAGCCGTCCGGCTGATCACACCGGCGGTCAGCCTCGGCAGCGTGGACACCTTGATCCAGCATCCTGCCTCCATCAGCCATCGCATCGTCGCCGAGACCGATCGCCACTCGGCGGGCGTCAGCGACCGACTGCTACGGCTGTCGGTGGGACTTGAGGACGTCGACGACCTCTGGAGCGACCTCAGCCAGGCCCTCGGTGCCCAGCCGGCGCGCCGGGAAGAGCGGCCGATGAACGGGACGCTGTTGACGTCACCTCAAGGCGCGCGGTGA
- a CDS encoding SWIM zinc finger family protein: MTRSMQALAYARPSTLESSADGPLLGLETSGGLTPVGAQAHPHFFSGFLTSPHTAARGLLAVADVAAARYVDPTPRPLLDPVVTGNGDRLRFESFSGCCGVYARLDVLSAGLDGRETGRGTTNVDVNNPLRDALSRMTGDSPLHLRVGPEELAVTTLDGSVVEKKVPLPDRWLRGFAEAQVATAGFDLRAELSATEAVRFLRSLPTSTGRASLGAKWVVPAGKTLRPTTRPVAGAVCLPGPERLTALRRVLRHAIALRVYGPATPGGSNSPTSTAWEVVLPGMRLTLTLSPDTRRGFSGEGGVLEALATEEAAQDAELISVLLAWEPTIDPADLASRSGLSVARVRAALVRLGTAGRVGYDVADAAYFHRELPYDADRAERHNPRLVAARKLVSSRAVALHAEGASVTSGERVYQVREEDGRLRCTCAWWSDHLGQRGPCKHALAVRITRREATVSATADHPVSGAAR; this comes from the coding sequence ATGACGCGATCCATGCAGGCACTCGCCTACGCACGCCCGTCCACCCTTGAGTCATCGGCCGACGGACCCCTCCTCGGGCTGGAGACTTCGGGGGGCCTGACACCCGTCGGCGCACAAGCGCACCCCCACTTCTTCTCGGGCTTCTTGACCTCGCCCCACACCGCGGCGCGTGGTCTGTTGGCGGTCGCGGACGTGGCAGCCGCCCGCTATGTGGACCCCACGCCTCGCCCCCTGCTGGATCCCGTGGTGACCGGCAACGGCGATCGTTTGCGGTTTGAGTCCTTCTCGGGGTGTTGTGGGGTCTACGCCCGGCTGGACGTGTTGAGCGCGGGGTTGGACGGCAGGGAGACCGGGCGGGGCACCACCAACGTGGACGTCAACAATCCGTTGCGCGATGCCCTGTCCCGCATGACCGGTGACAGTCCGCTCCATCTGCGGGTGGGTCCGGAAGAGTTGGCCGTCACCACGCTCGACGGATCGGTGGTGGAGAAGAAGGTACCGCTGCCGGACCGTTGGCTGCGGGGGTTCGCCGAGGCCCAGGTGGCGACCGCGGGCTTCGATCTGCGAGCAGAGCTGTCCGCGACGGAGGCCGTGCGTTTTCTGCGCTCGCTGCCCACGTCGACGGGTCGGGCTTCCCTGGGCGCGAAGTGGGTGGTGCCGGCCGGCAAGACCCTGCGGCCGACCACGCGTCCGGTGGCCGGCGCGGTCTGTCTGCCGGGGCCGGAGCGGCTGACGGCGCTGCGCCGGGTCCTGCGCCACGCGATCGCCCTGCGCGTGTACGGGCCGGCGACGCCCGGCGGCTCGAACTCCCCCACCTCGACGGCATGGGAGGTGGTGCTGCCCGGTATGCGGCTGACGCTCACCCTTTCGCCCGACACCCGTAGGGGATTCTCCGGCGAGGGCGGGGTGCTCGAAGCCCTGGCCACCGAGGAGGCGGCCCAGGACGCCGAGTTGATCTCGGTGTTGCTCGCCTGGGAGCCGACCATCGATCCCGCGGATCTGGCGAGCCGCTCCGGTCTGTCGGTGGCCCGGGTACGAGCGGCCCTGGTGCGGCTGGGAACCGCCGGACGGGTGGGCTACGACGTGGCTGACGCGGCGTACTTCCACCGCGAACTCCCCTATGACGCGGACCGGGCCGAGCGGCACAACCCGCGTCTGGTGGCGGCCCGGAAGCTGGTGTCGTCCCGGGCCGTCGCCCTACATGCCGAAGGCGCGTCGGTGACCTCCGGCGAACGGGTGTACCAGGTGCGCGAGGAGGACGGACGGCTGCGGTGCACCTGCGCCTGGTGGTCCGACCACCTGGGCCAGAGAGGGCCGTGCAAACACGCCCTGGCCGTACGTATCACCCGACGCGAGGCCACCGTCTCCGCCACCGCCGATCACCCGGTGTCAGGAGCTGCCCGATGA
- a CDS encoding GNAT family N-acetyltransferase, with product MRADARENPSADVRKSARTAGSARCVQDIDTGMRLAPSTSDVPDLASPAAGTVPEQPETTLWRMRTTVQDTPGSLAALCTALAGLRVDILTLQTHPLTDGTVDEFLLRAPVALEAQHLTREIARAGGRDIWTERADAHDVVDTPTRVLALAARTAVDSAALPLSLRRLLGRCTIRSRPAVSASGHRARDLPPVEGVLDGTVMRLRDGEGGAITVERPYLAFTPTEFARARALVELDAVLGLRIPRGQDVWTLAEGEEIVVGRAGLSDVSEATALHERCSDRALRQRYHGPVGDAHRYLNHLLDPRFGQTLAARTPSGRMVALGHLLWDGDETEVALLVEDDWQRRGIGAELLRRLLALARETRCRSVYAVTRSSNTGMVSAMRGLGLPLDYQLEEGTLVITARLEVTSTASRSSAALPGAPAGHRGPG from the coding sequence CTGCGGGCAGATGCGCGGGAGAACCCATCGGCGGATGTGCGGAAGAGCGCGCGGACGGCGGGGAGCGCCCGTTGCGTCCAGGACATCGACACCGGAATGCGTCTCGCCCCGTCAACCTCGGATGTACCCGACCTTGCCTCTCCAGCGGCCGGCACGGTACCGGAGCAACCGGAGACGACGCTCTGGCGGATGCGTACCACCGTGCAGGACACACCCGGCTCACTCGCCGCCCTCTGCACCGCCCTGGCGGGGTTGCGCGTCGATATCCTCACCCTCCAGACACACCCCCTCACCGATGGGACGGTGGACGAGTTCCTGCTCCGCGCCCCGGTCGCCCTGGAGGCACAACATCTGACCCGGGAGATCGCCCGCGCGGGCGGTCGTGACATCTGGACCGAGCGCGCCGACGCGCATGACGTGGTCGACACGCCCACCCGGGTCCTCGCGCTCGCCGCCCGTACCGCCGTGGACTCCGCGGCGCTCCCCCTGTCCCTGCGACGGCTGCTGGGCCGGTGCACGATCAGGTCCCGGCCCGCGGTCTCCGCGTCAGGCCACCGCGCCCGTGACCTCCCGCCCGTCGAGGGCGTCCTGGACGGCACGGTGATGCGGTTGAGAGACGGCGAAGGCGGCGCGATCACGGTGGAACGCCCATATCTGGCCTTCACCCCGACCGAGTTCGCCCGGGCACGGGCCCTCGTGGAGTTGGACGCCGTGCTCGGATTGCGCATTCCCCGGGGCCAGGACGTCTGGACGCTCGCCGAGGGCGAGGAGATCGTCGTGGGCCGAGCCGGTCTCTCGGACGTGTCCGAGGCGACGGCACTGCACGAGCGGTGCTCCGACCGGGCCCTACGGCAGCGCTACCACGGCCCGGTCGGCGATGCCCACCGCTATCTCAACCATCTGCTCGATCCGCGTTTCGGACAGACTCTCGCCGCCAGAACGCCTTCGGGACGCATGGTCGCCCTGGGGCACCTCCTGTGGGACGGGGACGAGACCGAGGTGGCGCTGCTCGTCGAGGACGACTGGCAGCGCCGGGGCATCGGCGCCGAACTGCTGCGTCGACTCCTCGCACTGGCCCGGGAGACCCGCTGCCGGAGCGTGTACGCGGTGACCCGGTCGTCGAACACCGGGATGGTCTCCGCCATGCGGGGCCTCGGATTGCCGCTCGACTACCAGTTGGAGGAAGGCACCCTGGTGATCACCGCGCGCCTTGAGGTGACGTCAACAGCGTCCCGTTCATCGGCCGCTCTTCCCGGCGCGCCGGCTGGGCACCGAGGGCCTGGCTGA
- a CDS encoding DUF7824 domain-containing protein has protein sequence MNTLLEAVRAGHPTKVPTLLKRLGPAERKTMLTELKTLRNELRQGDPSRWPSWRERNDVGAALLVAGAGCHTGAAAAALWLGSRDLRTGSGTPRDALVEVLKERDADWLGDVAHRLAARASTAEEDYWLIRRLVDLAGCPVPVTDGYVYGWINELSRMRSGTLHRLRQRLTEDPQTPILVPRLFETPQLPGPLAWYADPDTPAHWPSVLVGLTEDGVVERAVVVDACVARLLRGGKPGDLRFFLALLRRLELTGHEEAARVPDWLGMAADGPTSVATVAQGVLARLAESGALSTSALAEMSGAVLFRTEKKLVTAQLSLLGKVLRSHTQLRKKPGTKSATPTTDATGATDATNAVNRERAESSAAVRELLPVVAEAFGHDDVIIQGRALKVVSRHLLPADDDLRKELAASASLLSPVHHAAAADLFGAVTVATDPSTHEELLPAVPEPIRLAPPATSVAELVAELSVVRGGTTDPSAFERALDGLVRLAHREPEALVTELRSAMANRWWLQSHLSRFADLDAHFERGVHAVDVVAAALLGRISDRAIRQVQNKAPTQSGCPHSGMAAITRARLWEAAQLVRNRSVPFLLSTPTWENGVLDPAVLVERLREYGRLGVEPAPADFAQALLRVASDDGEWDPGVAAEAAAGLGTEEGDRLALWLMGGGPFLAALHPGQEEDREPAESDSEDSLLRHPARATRRLLDRARARRAIQREFPAGFHWLSRQVDPRHRHDYRCLMYYGNWQSVVPHWPTVVPHHREALASWLLPGLLETMVADIHDSDLRGGAWCLPRLAEGAAPSGPAGQAMHRAIAAGLGVRVADDRLAAVDALLVTAARGQLDPALLGRELGELVAHGHVKPTRITDALATAAATGAHRTVWSVLAGALPELLGSPKAARAVGGLLAVAADCVEQCGPRLITVRVGVAQEPAIGPMEADRGVEGPTGLDPLDMSGANSPSRSGAAQATLVRPTHTAQAEGGIPGLAELARRGGSSQAVTQAARLLAALR, from the coding sequence ATGAACACACTCCTGGAAGCCGTGCGCGCGGGACACCCCACGAAGGTCCCGACGTTGCTGAAGCGCTTGGGTCCCGCCGAGCGGAAGACGATGCTGACCGAGCTCAAGACCCTGCGCAACGAGTTGCGCCAGGGCGATCCGAGCCGCTGGCCCAGTTGGCGGGAGCGCAACGACGTGGGGGCCGCCCTGTTGGTTGCGGGCGCAGGCTGCCACACCGGAGCGGCAGCCGCTGCCCTCTGGTTGGGGTCCAGGGATCTGCGCACCGGGTCCGGCACGCCCCGTGATGCGCTCGTCGAGGTGCTCAAGGAGCGGGACGCCGACTGGCTCGGGGACGTTGCCCACCGGCTGGCCGCACGTGCCTCCACCGCCGAAGAGGACTACTGGCTGATCCGCCGCCTGGTGGATCTAGCCGGCTGCCCGGTGCCTGTCACCGACGGCTATGTGTACGGCTGGATCAACGAGTTGAGCCGTATGCGATCCGGCACGCTCCATCGACTGCGTCAACGGCTCACCGAGGACCCGCAGACGCCGATCCTGGTGCCTCGGCTCTTCGAAACCCCGCAACTGCCCGGCCCACTCGCCTGGTACGCGGACCCTGATACGCCCGCCCACTGGCCCTCGGTGCTCGTCGGCCTCACCGAGGACGGGGTGGTGGAACGCGCGGTGGTGGTGGACGCCTGTGTCGCCCGACTCCTGCGCGGCGGCAAACCGGGTGACCTGCGCTTCTTCCTGGCCCTGCTGCGGCGGCTGGAGCTGACCGGACACGAGGAAGCGGCCCGTGTTCCCGACTGGCTGGGCATGGCCGCCGACGGCCCGACCTCCGTCGCGACGGTTGCTCAGGGCGTGCTCGCCCGGCTCGCCGAGAGCGGGGCACTGTCGACGTCGGCCCTCGCCGAAATGTCTGGCGCCGTTCTCTTTCGCACCGAGAAGAAGTTGGTCACGGCTCAACTGTCGCTGCTGGGGAAGGTGTTGCGGTCGCACACCCAGCTCAGGAAGAAGCCCGGCACCAAGAGCGCAACGCCCACAACAGACGCGACCGGCGCGACCGACGCAACGAACGCAGTGAACAGAGAGCGTGCGGAGAGTTCGGCGGCTGTTCGTGAACTCCTGCCGGTGGTCGCCGAAGCCTTCGGCCATGACGACGTCATCATCCAGGGGCGGGCGCTGAAAGTGGTGTCACGTCATCTGCTGCCGGCGGACGACGACCTTCGGAAGGAACTGGCCGCGTCGGCATCGCTCCTGAGCCCGGTCCACCATGCGGCGGCGGCAGATCTGTTCGGCGCGGTGACGGTGGCGACGGACCCGAGCACCCATGAGGAGCTCCTGCCCGCCGTACCCGAGCCGATCAGGCTCGCTCCCCCGGCCACATCGGTCGCCGAACTCGTGGCGGAGCTCTCGGTGGTACGAGGAGGCACCACGGACCCCTCTGCGTTCGAACGGGCGCTGGACGGTCTGGTCCGCCTCGCGCACCGCGAGCCGGAGGCACTGGTCACCGAACTGCGCAGCGCCATGGCGAACCGCTGGTGGTTGCAGTCGCACCTCTCCCGGTTCGCCGATCTCGACGCCCACTTCGAGCGGGGCGTCCACGCGGTGGACGTGGTCGCCGCCGCCTTGCTGGGACGGATCTCCGACCGGGCGATCCGCCAGGTCCAGAACAAGGCACCCACCCAGTCCGGGTGCCCGCACAGCGGTATGGCGGCGATCACCAGGGCACGGCTCTGGGAGGCGGCCCAGCTGGTCAGGAATCGATCCGTGCCGTTCCTCCTGTCGACGCCGACATGGGAGAACGGAGTCCTCGACCCCGCCGTTCTGGTGGAGCGCCTGAGGGAGTACGGCCGGCTCGGTGTCGAGCCTGCACCGGCGGACTTCGCCCAGGCGCTGCTGCGGGTCGCCTCGGACGACGGCGAGTGGGACCCGGGTGTGGCGGCCGAGGCCGCAGCAGGACTGGGCACGGAAGAGGGCGACCGGCTCGCGCTCTGGCTCATGGGCGGCGGTCCCTTTCTGGCTGCCCTGCACCCGGGGCAGGAGGAGGATCGGGAGCCGGCCGAATCGGACTCCGAGGACAGTCTTCTGCGGCATCCGGCACGGGCGACGCGGCGGCTGCTGGACCGGGCGCGGGCCCGGCGGGCGATCCAGCGGGAGTTCCCCGCCGGATTCCACTGGCTGAGCCGACAGGTCGATCCCCGGCACCGCCACGACTACAGGTGCCTCATGTACTACGGCAATTGGCAGAGCGTGGTGCCGCACTGGCCCACCGTCGTACCGCACCACCGCGAAGCACTGGCAAGCTGGCTGTTGCCGGGGCTGCTGGAGACCATGGTGGCCGACATCCATGACAGCGATCTGCGTGGTGGCGCCTGGTGCCTGCCACGGCTGGCCGAGGGCGCGGCCCCGAGCGGGCCCGCCGGGCAGGCGATGCACCGGGCGATCGCGGCGGGCCTTGGGGTGCGGGTCGCCGACGACCGACTGGCCGCGGTGGATGCATTGTTGGTGACCGCGGCCCGTGGCCAGTTGGACCCTGCTCTCCTGGGGCGTGAGCTGGGCGAGTTGGTTGCCCACGGCCATGTGAAGCCCACCCGCATCACCGACGCCCTGGCCACGGCCGCAGCCACGGGTGCGCATCGCACGGTCTGGTCGGTGCTCGCCGGCGCACTGCCCGAGCTGCTTGGTTCACCGAAGGCGGCACGGGCCGTGGGGGGCCTCCTCGCGGTCGCCGCGGACTGCGTGGAGCAGTGCGGTCCGCGCCTCATAACCGTGAGGGTGGGGGTCGCCCAGGAGCCGGCCATCGGGCCGATGGAGGCCGACCGCGGTGTCGAGGGACCGACGGGCCTCGACCCCCTGGACATGTCGGGTGCCAATTCGCCATCCCGGTCCGGAGCGGCACAGGCGACGCTGGTGCGGCCGACACACACTGCGCAGGCGGAGGGCGGGATACCGGGGCTGGCCGAGCTGGCGCGCCGCGGAGGTTCGTCCCAAGCGGTCACCCAGGCGGCGCGGCTGCTGGCGGCGCTGCGGTAG
- a CDS encoding Lrp/AsnC family transcriptional regulator produces MAESIALDPVDLRILRLLQNDARTTYRDLAADVGIAASTCLDRVARLRRSGVILGHRLALDPARLGRGLQALLSVQVRPHRRELISTFVERIRALPESRALFHLTGPDDYLVHVAVADTADLQRLVIDEFTSRPEVARVETRLIFQQWECGPLLPPDRRDQPAQTH; encoded by the coding sequence ATGGCCGAATCTATCGCTCTTGATCCGGTGGATCTCCGCATACTTCGCCTCCTACAGAACGATGCACGGACCACCTATCGCGATCTCGCGGCGGACGTGGGCATCGCCGCATCCACGTGTCTCGACCGCGTGGCCAGGCTGCGCCGTTCGGGCGTGATCCTTGGCCATCGTCTGGCACTCGACCCGGCCCGGCTCGGCCGCGGGCTCCAAGCGCTGCTCTCCGTACAGGTGCGCCCGCACCGTCGCGAGTTGATCAGTACGTTCGTGGAACGCATCCGCGCGCTACCCGAGTCCAGGGCGCTGTTCCATCTGACCGGCCCGGATGACTATCTCGTTCATGTGGCCGTGGCGGACACCGCGGATCTCCAGCGGCTGGTGATCGACGAGTTCACCTCGCGCCCCGAGGTGGCACGGGTGGAGACCCGGTTGATCTTCCAGCAGTGGGAGTGCGGGCCGCTGCTACCGCCGGACCGCAGGGATCAGCCGGCCCAGACCCACTGA